One genomic window of Punica granatum isolate Tunisia-2019 chromosome 1, ASM765513v2, whole genome shotgun sequence includes the following:
- the LOC116203073 gene encoding uncharacterized protein LOC116203073: MIQCSVHNPKIGRQEINLNLEHPTNPIYWPGLVATGCGAKRKRQSCCYCTTSVSAFLLSRTTANRAALPATAIVSTIRLGKCLGRPALGALNLPCALTSLHHKSQFVSPDAFHHPEKEEKTFDVLPGGFRNWFCHSAAPTLMVEFFSEPEVMGTRRTRK, from the exons ATGATCCAATGCTCAGTCCACAACCCGAAGATTGGTCGCcaggaaatcaacctgaatCTCGAGCACCCAACTAATCCGATCTATTGGCCCGGCCTAGTTGCCACGG GATGTGGAGCCAAAAGAAAGCGACAATCGTGCTGTTACTGCACCACATCAGTATCTGCCTTTCTCTTGTCGAGGACGACGGCTAATAGGGCCGCGCTCCCTGCAACGGCAATCGTAAGCACCATTCGTCTTGGGAAATGCTTGGGACGTCCAGCTCTGGGAGCTCTCAATCTTCCTTGCGCCCTCACATCGCTGCACCATAAATCCCA GTTTGTATCTCCGGACGCATTCCATCATccagaaaaagaagaaaaaacttTTGATGTTTTACCCGGTGGGTTCCGCAACTGGTTCTGCCACTCCGCTGCACCGACTCTCATGGTGGAATTTTTCTCAGAGCCTGAG GTAATGGGAACTCGCAGAACTCGCAAGTAA